One Nocardia iowensis DNA window includes the following coding sequences:
- a CDS encoding MFS transporter yields MKKWLPLFAACLGTLMLLIDVTIVNVALPDIAADLHAGLSSLQWVVDGYALALAALLLVLGSLADRVGAKRAYLVGLVLFALASLGCGIADSTSNLIAARVLQGIGGAAMFATTLSLLHSTYTGRDRGIAFGVWGAVTGAAAGIGVVLGGVLTELLSWRWIFFVNLPIAVLAIVLTASVFPASPRRADRAVDVPGMLAFATAATALTYGVIRGGEHSWSDGRAVTALMLGAVAVALFAIVESRSAAPMFPLTLLRNRDFGATLLGASGQTFAAFASTPLVSLWLQQQLHMTPLHAGLAMLPMAATAFLVAGVFGRLMHDAPPKWTIGAGLVVIGIGTGLLTMIDAGSSWVALVPGFVVLGAGVGVNAPALVSVGMAAVSPQQAGTAAGAVNTARQLGLALGVAVLGTVFHGVAKADQPMTLSHFVAGLDAALAVAAVVGIVFGSIAFGLFHHRSPLIESGKTEREVVAA; encoded by the coding sequence TTGAAGAAATGGCTCCCCCTGTTCGCCGCGTGCCTCGGCACGCTGATGCTGCTCATCGACGTCACCATCGTGAACGTCGCGCTGCCCGACATCGCCGCCGATCTGCACGCCGGACTGTCCAGCCTGCAATGGGTGGTGGACGGATACGCGTTGGCCTTGGCGGCGCTACTGCTCGTCCTCGGTTCGCTCGCCGACCGGGTCGGTGCGAAGCGCGCCTATCTGGTGGGACTCGTCCTGTTCGCCCTCGCCTCACTCGGCTGCGGCATCGCCGACAGCACGTCGAATCTCATTGCGGCGCGCGTACTTCAGGGCATCGGCGGGGCGGCCATGTTCGCGACCACACTGTCGCTGCTGCACTCGACGTACACCGGACGGGATCGCGGGATCGCGTTCGGCGTCTGGGGTGCGGTGACCGGTGCGGCGGCGGGAATCGGCGTGGTACTCGGTGGCGTGCTGACCGAGTTGTTGTCGTGGCGGTGGATCTTCTTCGTCAACCTGCCGATCGCGGTGCTGGCAATCGTGTTGACCGCCAGTGTGTTTCCGGCGTCGCCCCGCCGTGCGGACCGCGCCGTGGATGTGCCGGGCATGCTGGCGTTCGCCACCGCGGCGACCGCGCTCACCTACGGCGTCATTCGGGGTGGTGAGCACAGCTGGTCCGACGGTCGCGCGGTGACCGCGCTGATGCTCGGCGCAGTCGCGGTAGCCCTCTTCGCCATCGTCGAATCCCGCAGTGCCGCACCGATGTTTCCGCTGACACTGCTGCGCAACCGCGATTTCGGGGCGACGCTGCTCGGGGCGAGCGGACAGACCTTCGCGGCTTTCGCGAGCACGCCGCTGGTCTCGCTGTGGTTGCAGCAGCAGTTGCACATGACGCCGCTGCACGCCGGTCTGGCCATGCTGCCCATGGCCGCCACCGCATTCCTGGTCGCCGGAGTGTTCGGGCGATTGATGCACGACGCTCCCCCGAAGTGGACGATCGGCGCGGGGCTGGTGGTGATCGGGATCGGCACCGGGCTGCTCACGATGATCGACGCCGGATCGTCCTGGGTGGCACTGGTTCCCGGGTTTGTCGTGCTTGGCGCGGGTGTCGGCGTTAACGCGCCCGCGCTCGTGTCCGTGGGAATGGCCGCGGTGTCGCCGCAGCAGGCCGGCACGGCGGCGGGCGCGGTGAATACAGCGCGGCAGCTCGGGCTCGCGCTCGGCGTCGCGGTGCTGGGCACGGTGTTCCACGGGGTAGCGAAGGCGGATCAGCCGATGACGTTGTCGCACTTCGTCGCCGGGCTGGACGCGGCGCTCGCGGTCGCCGCCGTCGTGGGCATCGTGTTCGGCTCGATTGCCTTCGGCCTGTTCCACCACCGGAGTCCCCTCATCGAATCCGGCAAGACCGAGCGGGAGGTCGTCGCGGCCTGA
- a CDS encoding nuclear transport factor 2 family protein: MRPPVPPFDLETAEAKVLAAENAWNTRDPDRVAAAYTEDSVWRNRDEFFTGRAAIIEFLTRKWASENGYALRKDLWAFEGNRIAVRFQYEWHDESGQWWRSYGNEQWEFAPDGLMARREASINDVRIPESARRIFGAREPGDDSILPQQ; this comes from the coding sequence GTGCGACCTCCAGTGCCACCGTTCGACCTCGAAACCGCCGAGGCGAAGGTGCTCGCCGCTGAAAATGCCTGGAATACCCGCGATCCCGACCGGGTGGCCGCGGCCTACACCGAGGACTCGGTGTGGCGTAACCGGGACGAGTTCTTCACCGGTCGCGCCGCGATCATCGAATTCCTCACCCGCAAATGGGCTTCGGAAAACGGCTACGCGCTCCGCAAGGATCTCTGGGCCTTCGAAGGTAACCGGATCGCGGTGCGCTTCCAGTACGAGTGGCACGACGAATCGGGCCAGTGGTGGCGCAGCTACGGCAACGAACAGTGGGAGTTCGCTCCCGACGGTCTGATGGCCCGCCGCGAGGCGAGCATCAACGACGTCCGCATCCCCGAATCCGCCCGTCGTATCTTCGGCGCGCGCGAGCCGGGGGACGATTCGATCCTGCCGCAGCAGTAG
- a CDS encoding pyridoxamine 5'-phosphate oxidase family protein, producing the protein MTPFHAGELAVQQRMGQAQIADRVGRMIRADIPAVAAAFLAEQPMVVIAAADDSGRLWASELAGPPGFVHAIDADTIAVDALPATGDPLREALTRPARVGMIALQPQRRRRMRVNGAATAVDGGLLIVTDQVYSNCPKYISRRQLESYRPDVEPSPAQHGNELDARQQAAIAAADAFFVATGDLEGNADASHRGGNPGFLQVLSPTRLRWPDYRGNSMFMTLGNIDVNPRCGILVPDWATGATLQLTGTAELNWAPETFGTGAQCSIDFTVTEVVERSGAGPLRWGAPELSPVNP; encoded by the coding sequence ATGACGCCTTTCCACGCTGGCGAACTCGCCGTCCAACAGCGCATGGGTCAGGCGCAGATCGCCGACCGGGTCGGCCGGATGATCCGGGCCGACATCCCGGCCGTCGCCGCCGCTTTCCTGGCCGAGCAGCCGATGGTGGTGATCGCCGCCGCCGATGACTCGGGCAGACTGTGGGCGAGCGAACTGGCCGGGCCGCCGGGATTCGTGCACGCCATCGACGCGGACACCATCGCCGTTGACGCACTGCCCGCCACGGGAGATCCGTTGCGGGAAGCGCTGACCCGCCCGGCCCGGGTCGGCATGATCGCCCTGCAACCGCAGCGGCGCAGGCGGATGCGCGTCAACGGCGCCGCGACGGCGGTGGATGGCGGCTTGCTCATCGTCACCGACCAGGTCTATTCCAACTGCCCGAAGTACATCTCGCGCAGGCAGCTCGAGTCCTATCGGCCGGATGTCGAGCCGTCGCCCGCACAGCACGGCAACGAACTCGACGCACGCCAGCAGGCGGCAATCGCGGCGGCCGACGCGTTCTTCGTCGCCACCGGCGACCTCGAAGGGAACGCCGACGCCTCGCATCGAGGCGGGAATCCCGGTTTCCTCCAGGTGCTTTCGCCGACCCGGCTGCGCTGGCCCGACTATCGAGGCAACTCGATGTTCATGACACTCGGGAATATCGACGTGAATCCGCGCTGCGGCATCCTCGTCCCGGACTGGGCCACCGGCGCCACCCTCCAGCTCACCGGCACCGCCGAGTTGAACTGGGCGCCGGAGACTTTCGGCACCGGCGCGCAGTGCTCGATCGACTTCACCGTCACCGAGGTCGTCGAGCGTTCCGGCGCAGGCCCCCTGCGCTGGGGCGCGCCCGAACTTTCCCCCGTCAATCCCTGA
- a CDS encoding VOC family protein, which translates to MTTVAAPQLVTGHIGLNVSDLDRSVDFYRRALGFEQLAASSDGEQKWAFLGADGKLLVTLWQQSAGGFSAETPGLHHLSFQVDTIDQVRAVEAALREQSVPFVYDGVVAHGEGVASGGIFFVDPDGIRLEVYAPSGAECAPAPTGSAPTCGFF; encoded by the coding sequence ATGACCACTGTCGCCGCACCCCAGCTCGTCACCGGGCACATCGGCCTGAACGTCTCCGACCTGGACCGCTCGGTGGACTTCTACCGCCGCGCACTGGGTTTCGAGCAGCTTGCCGCGAGCTCCGACGGCGAGCAGAAGTGGGCGTTCCTCGGCGCGGACGGCAAGCTGCTGGTGACGCTGTGGCAGCAGAGCGCAGGCGGATTTTCTGCCGAAACACCAGGGCTGCACCATCTTTCGTTCCAGGTCGACACCATCGACCAGGTGCGGGCAGTGGAGGCGGCGCTGCGCGAACAGTCGGTGCCGTTCGTGTACGACGGCGTCGTCGCGCACGGTGAGGGCGTGGCCTCGGGTGGCATCTTCTTCGTCGACCCCGACGGCATCCGGCTCGAGGTCTACGCGCCGTCCGGTGCCGAGTGCGCGCCTGCGCCGACCGGCAGCGCGCCGACCTGTGGATTCTTCTGA
- a CDS encoding CGNR zinc finger domain-containing protein — MRDPRPHLGEPLALDLLDTRWNENGHPQDLLADVAGLGTWLASAGLADRATADQSTLDAVLTARTAIYDVVQSAAYTALNEVLDRGRIRRTLTDTGPANVIDVPDPAWLPAWLAADNLLHLLADAPDRIRQCAHPDCVLFFYDTSKNGTRRWHSMATCGNRTKAARHYAKKA; from the coding sequence ATGCGCGATCCACGCCCCCACCTCGGCGAACCGCTTGCCCTCGACCTGTTGGACACGCGGTGGAACGAGAACGGACACCCGCAGGACCTGCTCGCCGACGTGGCGGGTCTGGGCACCTGGCTGGCTTCGGCGGGGCTGGCCGATCGCGCGACCGCCGACCAGTCGACCCTCGACGCGGTCCTGACGGCCCGCACCGCCATCTACGACGTGGTGCAGAGCGCCGCGTACACCGCGCTGAACGAGGTACTCGACCGCGGCCGGATCCGGCGCACCCTCACCGACACCGGCCCCGCGAATGTCATCGACGTCCCCGACCCCGCCTGGCTACCCGCCTGGCTGGCCGCCGACAATCTGCTGCACCTGCTCGCCGACGCGCCGGACCGCATCCGCCAGTGCGCCCACCCCGACTGCGTGCTGTTCTTCTACGACACCTCGAAGAACGGCACCCGTCGCTGGCATTCGATGGCGACCTGCGGCAACCGCACCAAAGCCGCCCGGCATTACGCCAAGAAGGCTTGA
- a CDS encoding APH(3') family aminoglycoside O-phosphotransferase, whose translation MSTPGGTVDQDGPLYRFDERQRMIPVDPERLTARLAATEPVDFAGFRQTGIELMLLGRYDEALDRLDRALELVDTEQRRISVWINLGDVYRYRGDAGTAETLYRRAVEHARLAAPDVLSSAVQHLGRALAEQDQLTEAHALLREALELRTAEGDPELIESTRVALETLPALPIPLPPKVAALLGGTPTWSDEHEGMSGGVAFVNETYWVKRGSKAVAEHERLNWLRGRGIQLPEVVEFDGDVLVLADAGVTSLAARDDAGSGATSVGTIMGELLRRLHSIPVAECPFDGRLDVVLAQARRQVIEGLVDRDDFDDENQGCTPEDVLARLLAERPDHEELVVAHGDFTPPNVLEGAILLDVGALGVADRYRDLALAVRDLRDDFGDTEVAAFFTAYGLDEPDHRRLAYYRLLDELF comes from the coding sequence GTGAGCACGCCGGGTGGGACGGTCGACCAGGACGGGCCGCTATATCGGTTCGATGAGCGGCAGCGGATGATTCCGGTCGATCCGGAGCGGCTGACCGCGCGGCTGGCCGCCACCGAGCCGGTCGACTTCGCGGGCTTCCGGCAAACCGGGATCGAATTGATGCTGCTCGGGCGCTACGACGAGGCGCTCGATCGACTGGATCGGGCGCTGGAACTGGTGGACACCGAGCAGCGCCGGATCAGCGTGTGGATCAATCTCGGCGACGTCTACCGCTATCGGGGTGACGCGGGCACCGCCGAGACGCTGTACCGGCGGGCCGTCGAGCACGCCCGGCTGGCCGCGCCGGACGTGCTGTCGTCCGCCGTCCAGCACCTCGGCCGGGCGCTGGCCGAACAGGATCAGCTGACCGAAGCGCACGCACTGCTGCGTGAAGCGCTCGAATTGCGCACGGCCGAGGGCGATCCCGAACTGATCGAATCCACCAGGGTCGCGCTGGAAACGCTGCCCGCGCTGCCGATTCCGTTGCCGCCGAAGGTCGCCGCGTTGCTCGGTGGCACGCCGACCTGGTCGGACGAGCACGAGGGGATGAGCGGTGGTGTCGCGTTCGTCAACGAAACCTATTGGGTCAAGCGGGGATCGAAGGCCGTCGCCGAACACGAGCGGCTGAACTGGTTGCGCGGCCGCGGAATCCAGCTGCCCGAGGTGGTCGAGTTCGACGGTGACGTGCTGGTACTCGCCGACGCGGGCGTTACCAGTCTGGCCGCGCGGGACGACGCGGGTTCGGGTGCCACGTCGGTGGGCACGATCATGGGGGAACTGCTGCGGCGGCTGCATAGCATCCCGGTCGCCGAGTGCCCCTTCGACGGACGCCTGGACGTCGTGCTGGCACAGGCGCGCCGACAGGTGATCGAGGGCTTGGTCGATCGCGACGACTTCGACGACGAGAACCAGGGCTGCACGCCCGAAGACGTCCTGGCCCGGCTCCTGGCCGAGCGCCCGGACCACGAGGAACTCGTGGTGGCGCACGGCGACTTCACCCCGCCCAACGTGCTGGAGGGCGCGATCCTGCTCGACGTCGGCGCGCTCGGGGTTGCGGACCGGTACCGCGACTTGGCCCTTGCCGTGCGCGATCTGCGTGACGACTTCGGCGACACCGAAGTGGCTGCCTTCTTCACCGCGTATGGCCTCGATGAACCGGACCATCGCCGCTTGGCGTACTACCGTCTGCTCGACGAATTGTTCTGA
- a CDS encoding DUF3046 domain-containing protein, with protein sequence MRLTEFQELLHTEFGTARGDALLTDHVIPSLGRTGADAIEAGVDPRDVWRALCSEFDVPRGRW encoded by the coding sequence GTGCGATTGACTGAGTTTCAGGAGCTGTTGCATACCGAATTCGGGACGGCCAGGGGTGACGCTTTGCTGACCGATCACGTGATCCCCTCGCTGGGGCGGACGGGCGCTGACGCCATCGAAGCCGGGGTGGACCCGCGCGACGTGTGGCGGGCCCTCTGCTCGGAGTTCGATGTGCCGCGGGGGCGCTGGTGA
- a CDS encoding glycosyltransferase: protein MRVAVVAGPDPGHAFPAIALCLRFLAAGDEPVLFTGPRWFDAARDAGIGVRRLKGLAPRAADDDTDAGQRIHERAAHISTEILPDLGAMLPELVVSDVLTAGGGMAAERLGVPWVELSPHPLYLPSKALPPIGSGLAPGEGLRGRVRDGVLRTMTARDIRHGLRQREQARESVGLPATDPGPAARLIATLPALEVPRPDWPDNAHVIGPLFWEPTDAILSPPPGDDPLVMVAPSTAHTGVTGMVDTVLEALTDAGVRVAISMLDTPPAELPSWATAGLGRQDELLTHASVVVGGGGHGLLAKSLSAAVPVVTIPGGGDQWELANRAVRQGSSLLVRPLTPAAVLAAVLEILSTPRFAAAAERAAASARDVADPIQLCHHVLDTVRAG, encoded by the coding sequence ATGCGAGTAGCCGTAGTCGCGGGACCCGATCCGGGGCATGCCTTTCCCGCCATCGCGTTGTGCTTGCGTTTCCTGGCCGCCGGCGATGAGCCGGTGCTGTTCACCGGTCCGCGCTGGTTCGACGCCGCACGCGACGCCGGAATCGGCGTGCGCCGACTGAAGGGGCTGGCCCCACGTGCCGCCGACGACGACACCGACGCGGGCCAGCGCATCCACGAGCGCGCCGCGCACATCTCCACCGAGATCCTGCCCGATCTCGGCGCGATGCTGCCCGAACTGGTCGTCTCCGACGTGCTGACCGCGGGCGGCGGCATGGCCGCGGAACGGCTCGGCGTCCCCTGGGTGGAGCTGTCCCCGCATCCGCTGTACCTGCCGTCGAAAGCCTTGCCGCCCATCGGCAGTGGCCTCGCTCCCGGGGAGGGGTTGCGCGGCCGCGTGCGCGACGGCGTGCTGCGCACCATGACCGCCCGGGATATCCGGCACGGGCTGCGTCAGCGGGAACAGGCCCGGGAGAGTGTCGGCCTGCCCGCTACCGATCCCGGCCCGGCCGCCCGGCTGATCGCCACCCTGCCCGCCCTCGAGGTGCCGCGCCCGGACTGGCCCGACAACGCCCACGTCATCGGGCCGCTGTTCTGGGAACCCACCGACGCGATCCTGTCGCCGCCACCAGGTGACGACCCCTTGGTAATGGTCGCCCCCTCCACCGCGCACACCGGCGTGACCGGCATGGTCGACACGGTCCTGGAAGCCCTCACGGATGCCGGTGTCCGCGTGGCGATCTCGATGCTCGATACGCCACCGGCTGAGCTACCGTCGTGGGCCACCGCGGGTTTGGGTCGCCAAGACGAACTCCTCACCCACGCCTCGGTAGTCGTGGGCGGCGGCGGCCACGGCCTGCTCGCGAAGTCCCTGTCCGCCGCCGTCCCCGTCGTCACCATCCCTGGTGGCGGCGACCAATGGGAGCTCGCGAATCGCGCTGTCCGTCAAGGGAGTTCCCTGCTGGTCCGCCCCCTGACTCCCGCTGCCGTCCTGGCTGCCGTCCTGGAGATCCTGTCCACACCCCGCTTCGCCGCAGCCGCCGAACGAGCGGCGGCCAGCGCCAGGGATGTCGCCGACCCGATCCAGCTCTGCCACCACGTGCTGGACACGGTGCGAGCGGGGTAG
- a CDS encoding HD domain-containing protein has translation MRVSTVDELMVLLANGEDVWDMPDRSGDPVDILDHDRQCAELLRQRHPDDEELQVAGLVHDIGHQLVPGDDAGHGRHGADAIRELLGARVARLVELHVVAKRYLAATDSAHTERLSAASRRTLIAQGGPMTDEESVEFRADPDFDAALALRRADDAGKVVGLAVAPLDSWRPVLRRVAASSRHRAHQPQPPK, from the coding sequence GTGCGGGTGTCCACGGTGGACGAATTGATGGTGCTGCTGGCGAACGGCGAGGACGTCTGGGACATGCCGGACCGCAGCGGCGATCCGGTCGACATCCTCGACCACGATCGGCAGTGCGCGGAATTGCTGCGGCAACGGCACCCCGATGACGAGGAGTTGCAGGTCGCCGGACTCGTGCACGACATCGGTCACCAGCTCGTCCCCGGCGACGACGCGGGGCACGGCAGACACGGCGCCGACGCGATCCGCGAGCTGCTCGGTGCTCGAGTCGCCCGCCTGGTGGAGCTGCATGTCGTCGCGAAACGCTATCTGGCGGCGACGGATTCAGCGCACACCGAGCGGCTGTCCGCCGCCAGCCGACGCACGCTGATCGCCCAGGGCGGTCCGATGACGGACGAGGAGAGCGTCGAATTCCGGGCCGACCCGGATTTCGACGCCGCCCTGGCCCTGCGCCGCGCCGACGACGCGGGCAAGGTCGTCGGCCTCGCCGTAGCTCCGCTCGACTCCTGGCGCCCTGTCCTCAGACGCGTCGCCGCGAGCAGCCGCCACCGCGCTCACCAGCCTCAGCCGCCGAAGTAA
- a CDS encoding PIG-L deacetylase family protein, whose amino-acid sequence MKQMPEDWQRGIVIVAHPDDIEYGAAAAVARWTGQGKDIRYVLVTSGEAGIAGLPPAESGPLREAEEIASAKAVGVHQVEFLGYPDGRVEETLQLRRDLAAAIRRHRPELVVLFNFGDTWAPGYANSADHRAVGRAALDAISDAGNEWIFPDLAEEPWSARWGAIAGPKATHAVDVTANIDQATASLSEHRRYLEVLSSDPVEDQVRFIVDRATGPIEGFPAERAVGFELYYFGG is encoded by the coding sequence ATGAAGCAGATGCCGGAAGATTGGCAGCGCGGGATAGTGATCGTCGCGCATCCCGACGACATCGAATACGGGGCGGCCGCGGCGGTGGCCCGCTGGACGGGGCAGGGCAAGGACATTCGCTACGTCCTCGTCACCAGCGGCGAGGCAGGGATCGCCGGACTCCCGCCCGCGGAATCGGGGCCGCTGCGCGAAGCCGAGGAGATCGCCTCAGCCAAAGCCGTTGGTGTGCATCAGGTGGAGTTCCTCGGCTACCCCGACGGCCGGGTCGAGGAGACCCTGCAGTTGCGTCGCGACTTGGCCGCCGCGATCCGCCGTCACCGGCCAGAACTGGTGGTGCTCTTCAACTTCGGCGACACCTGGGCTCCCGGTTATGCCAACAGTGCCGACCACCGTGCCGTCGGACGCGCCGCCTTGGACGCCATCTCCGACGCGGGTAACGAGTGGATCTTCCCCGACCTCGCCGAGGAGCCGTGGTCCGCGCGCTGGGGAGCGATTGCCGGGCCGAAGGCAACCCACGCCGTCGACGTCACGGCGAACATCGACCAGGCCACGGCGTCGCTGTCCGAGCACCGCCGGTATCTGGAGGTGCTCAGTTCGGATCCCGTGGAAGATCAGGTGCGCTTCATCGTGGACCGGGCGACCGGCCCCATCGAGGGCTTCCCGGCCGAACGGGCAGTGGGCTTCGAGCTCTATTACTTCGGCGGCTGA
- a CDS encoding PRC and DUF2382 domain-containing protein: protein MTGMLEELIGSAVYDPEGDKIGKVKRIYVDNTSGAPTWVAVSTGLFSGDSLVPLAGAELRHDPEALQVRVEKEEVKTAPHLEHDGLISPESERELFDHYHIDPNRAGMEIGGRQQMRGGRRPDDAGIVRSEERLAVGKRNEEVGTARLHKYVVTEEQSVNVPTTHEEVRIEREPITDPSQVGRADIGEQEREVTLHEERVTVNKEAVPVERVRLAVDEVEDTETVSDTVRKERIEAEGVEKNDPRNPRNPRR, encoded by the coding sequence ATGACCGGAATGCTGGAAGAACTCATCGGAAGCGCTGTGTACGACCCGGAAGGCGACAAGATCGGCAAGGTCAAGCGGATCTACGTCGACAACACCTCCGGCGCACCGACCTGGGTGGCGGTGTCCACCGGCTTGTTCAGCGGTGACTCGCTGGTCCCGCTGGCGGGCGCGGAGCTGCGCCACGATCCGGAAGCACTGCAGGTCCGCGTCGAAAAGGAGGAGGTGAAGACCGCGCCGCATCTCGAGCACGACGGTCTGATCAGCCCCGAATCCGAGCGCGAACTGTTCGACCACTATCACATCGACCCGAACCGGGCCGGCATGGAGATCGGCGGCAGGCAGCAGATGCGTGGCGGCCGCAGGCCCGATGACGCTGGCATCGTGCGCTCCGAGGAGCGACTCGCGGTCGGCAAGCGGAACGAGGAGGTCGGCACCGCGCGCTTGCACAAGTACGTGGTGACCGAGGAACAGTCCGTCAACGTGCCGACCACGCACGAGGAGGTCCGGATCGAGCGCGAGCCGATCACCGATCCGTCCCAGGTGGGCCGCGCCGACATCGGCGAGCAGGAACGCGAGGTCACCCTGCACGAGGAGCGGGTGACGGTGAACAAGGAAGCGGTGCCCGTCGAGCGGGTCCGCCTCGCCGTCGACGAGGTCGAGGACACGGAGACCGTGTCCGACACCGTCCGCAAGGAGCGGATCGAGGCCGAGGGTGTGGAGAAGAACGACCCCCGCAACCCCCGCAACCCGCGACGGTAG
- a CDS encoding response regulator produces MIVDDDALVRLGLADLLGADPGIEVVAQAAEGLQAIEQATAHRVDVALMDVRMPRMDGITAITRLRALPHPPKIITLTTFDLDEYVYNALAAGADGFLLKDTDPAEILRAVHLVAAGSAMLHPSAARRLIDRYHHTAPPRTGAARQRIDRLTPRERDVLALLAEGATNADIAAALGMRESTVKAHVSRILTALDVTNRVQAALLARDAG; encoded by the coding sequence ATGATTGTCGACGACGACGCCCTCGTCCGCCTCGGCCTGGCCGATCTCCTCGGCGCCGACCCCGGCATCGAGGTGGTCGCCCAAGCCGCCGAGGGTTTGCAGGCGATCGAACAAGCCACGGCACACCGCGTCGATGTCGCCCTGATGGACGTGCGGATGCCCCGGATGGACGGCATTACCGCCATCACCCGCTTGCGCGCCCTCCCGCACCCGCCGAAGATCATCACGCTCACCACCTTCGACCTCGACGAATACGTCTACAACGCCCTCGCCGCGGGCGCCGACGGTTTCCTGCTCAAGGACACCGACCCCGCCGAGATCCTGCGCGCCGTGCACCTGGTCGCCGCGGGCTCGGCCATGCTGCATCCGTCGGCGGCGCGCAGGCTCATCGACCGCTACCACCACACCGCCCCGCCCCGGACCGGCGCGGCTCGGCAACGCATCGATCGACTGACCCCGCGCGAGCGCGATGTCCTCGCCTTACTGGCCGAAGGCGCCACCAACGCCGACATCGCGGCAGCGCTCGGCATGCGGGAGAGCACAGTGAAGGCACATGTCAGTCGCATCCTGACCGCCCTCGATGTCACCAACCGCGTGCAGGCCGCGCTACTCGCCCGGGATGCAGGCTAG
- a CDS encoding sensor histidine kinase, whose protein sequence is MDTETPTRWPWWAEVMLTGLVTMLTVQDAAVSVDGKWLEPPVLVALLAGLSVAVRYRWPLATMVVAVFAAGVCGLILPLLVIAFHLAAQGWLRAAVGAVVGALLVNVLVRPTLDLWQPRAFGPALLLALAVALGLWVRSRRRLIDALARQVEHLRIERELREEAARLAERSAIAAEMHDVLAHRLSLLALHSGVLATRTDTLPAPVVERLGLLRSTATAALDELRDVLGALHTSSAAPELAPALRDLDDVVEQARAAGQHVELTVEGDPDQASIAHRLAVYRIVREALTNARKHAGDAAVVIRVAYTEPATTVEVTNTAGAPAHSVVPSGFGLIGLRERVESLGGQLDAGPAGAGSWRIAARLPRPAQNGTAR, encoded by the coding sequence GTGGACACAGAAACGCCGACCCGCTGGCCCTGGTGGGCCGAGGTCATGCTGACCGGACTGGTCACCATGCTGACGGTGCAGGACGCCGCCGTGTCCGTCGACGGCAAGTGGCTCGAGCCGCCGGTGCTCGTCGCGTTGCTGGCGGGATTGTCGGTCGCGGTCCGCTACCGGTGGCCGCTGGCGACCATGGTGGTCGCCGTGTTCGCCGCCGGTGTGTGCGGACTCATCCTGCCGTTGCTTGTCATCGCCTTCCATCTCGCCGCTCAGGGGTGGCTGCGAGCCGCGGTAGGCGCGGTCGTGGGCGCCTTGCTGGTGAATGTGCTCGTGCGACCCACGCTCGACCTGTGGCAGCCGCGTGCCTTCGGTCCGGCTCTCCTGCTCGCGCTCGCCGTGGCGCTCGGGCTGTGGGTGCGTAGCCGTAGGCGGCTCATCGATGCGCTCGCCCGTCAGGTCGAGCACCTGCGCATCGAGCGGGAACTACGCGAGGAGGCCGCCAGGCTGGCCGAGCGTTCGGCGATCGCCGCGGAAATGCACGACGTGCTCGCGCACCGGCTCAGCCTGCTCGCCCTGCACAGCGGCGTGCTGGCCACCCGCACGGACACCCTGCCCGCACCGGTGGTCGAGCGCCTCGGTCTGCTGCGCAGCACCGCCACCGCGGCTCTCGACGAGCTCCGCGACGTCCTCGGTGCACTCCATACATCAAGTGCCGCACCGGAACTCGCGCCAGCGCTGCGGGATCTGGACGACGTCGTCGAGCAGGCGCGCGCGGCCGGTCAGCACGTCGAACTGACCGTCGAAGGCGATCCGGACCAGGCCTCGATCGCCCACCGCCTCGCGGTGTATCGCATCGTGCGTGAAGCGCTGACGAATGCCCGCAAGCACGCGGGCGACGCCGCGGTCGTCATCCGGGTCGCGTATACCGAGCCGGCGACCACCGTCGAGGTCACGAATACCGCAGGGGCACCGGCACATTCGGTCGTCCCCTCCGGCTTCGGACTGATCGGCCTGCGCGAACGCGTCGAATCCCTCGGCGGGCAACTCGACGCGGGCCCGGCCGGCGCGGGCAGCTGGCGCATCGCCGCTCGCCTGCCCCGCCCCGCACAGAACGGAACCGCCCGGTGA